A window from Citrus sinensis cultivar Valencia sweet orange chromosome 3, DVS_A1.0, whole genome shotgun sequence encodes these proteins:
- the LOC102622921 gene encoding two-component response regulator-like APRR3 isoform X4: MKMGEVVVSSEGGMDIELETEKDGSSEVVRTRWESFLPRMVLRVLLVEADDSTRQIISALLRKCGYRVAAVPDGLAAWETLKCRPHSIDLVLTEVELPSISGFALLTLVMEHDVCKNIPVIMMSSHDSISMVLKCMLKGAADFLIKPVRRNELRNLWQHVWRRHSLLGGHVPQNLHDVYHKGGAISENNIASSHSSDYAASSQKNKGSEKVSDAQGLSQLKCRSASNTCSTDMEKQNECAKLETESLMPESKTGGSTIGASDELIVSEKLNRSGSEVAQCDDALRLEEDYGCVKTMPQGEGEGPKNDRINADITYGIHGCNDELIEPSSGAIDLIGTFDNHQEVPDKLSTPNDGIPDKLSTLNDRTKKCEFSPHLELSLRKSFPSTSNDQGNDERHTLNHSAASAFLWYNNSKACPTPTSNSAELKDGSSKSDEILSNQLSENATGGFQPCCATSSNSRENMTSLVMGQSEQAAVAFAGPHLGFIPVPGVRFDNIFAGYSHIFPSIFYTKSGLQPAWSPNSSHQKEHHRFPISASVHSNPDVHDSEQVYGRTGEINHNSVDQTVCEQSKGRPLEQLRHGSPAGNQSSNSGLCNGLANNSSSGTYSRIDRNSSSAKASGTGTVPQNLNGCTLFIHDRFNGISARHSSQRDAALTKFRLKRKDRCYDKKVRYQSRKSLAEQRPRVKGQFVRQVKNETKDANADGCP, translated from the exons ATGAAAATGGGCGAAGTGGTGGTGAGTAGTGAAGGAGGAATGGACATTGAGTTGGAAACTGAGAAAGATGGATCCTCAGAGGTGGTTAGGACCAGGTGGGAAAGCTTCCTTCCAAGAATGGTTCTTAGAGTTCTATTGGTCGAAGCTGATGATTCTACACGTCAGATTATCTCTGCTCTTCTTAGAAAATGCGGTTACAGag TTGCTGCAGTTCCTGATGGCTTAGCGGCATGGGAGACTTTGAAGTGCAGGCCTCATAGCATAGACCTTGTATTAACTGAGGTGGAGTTGCCATCAATATCTGGATTTGCGCTTCTTACTTTAGTCATGGAGCACGATGTTTGCAAAAACATTCCCGTCATAA TGATGTCATCGCATGATTCAATTAGCATGGTTTTAAAGTGCATGCTAAAAGGTGCAGCTGACTTTCTCATCAAGCCTGTTAGGAGGAATGAGCTGAGGAACTTGTGGCAACACGTTTGGAGAAGACATAGT CTGCTCGGCGGACATGTTCCTCAAAATTTACACGACGTGTATCATAAAGGTGGAGCAATTTCTGAAAACAATATTGCTAGCAGCCATTCCAGTGATTATGCAGCTTCATCACAGAAAAATAAGGGAAGTGAGAAAGTGAGTGATGCTCAA GGTCTTTCACAACTGAAGTGTAGGAGTGCTTCTAATACCTGTAGTACAGACATGGAAAAGCAAAATGAGTGTGCAAAACTGGAGACAGAATCATTGATGCCGGAGAGTAAAACTGGAG GATCAACTATAGGGGCATCTGACGAGCTAATAGTTTCAGAAAAGTTAAATAGATCAGGATCAGAGGTTGCACAATGTGATGATGCTTTGAGACTGGAAGAAGATTATGGCTGTGTTAAAACAATGCCTCAGGGTGAAGGTGAGGGACCCAAAAATGACAGAATAAATGCTGATATTACCTATGGGATCCATGGCTGCAACGATGAGCTGATTGAACCTTCCAGTGGAGCTATTGACTTGATTGGCACATTTGATAATCATCAAGAGGTCCCTGATAAATTATCCACTCCAAATGATGGCATCCCGGATAAACTATCTACTCTAAACGATCGCACGAAGAAGTGTGAATTTTCTCCCCATTTAGAACTTTCTTTAAGAAAATCTTTTCCCAGTACCTCAAATGACCAAGGTAATGATGAGAGACATACCCTCAACCACTCTGCAGCCTCAGCCTTTTTGTG GTATAACAATAGTAAGGCATGTCCTACTCCTACCAGTAATTCTGCTGAATTGAAGGATGGTTCAAGTAAATCTGATGAAATTTTGTCCAATCAGCTCTCTGAAAATGCCACTGGTGGCTTCCAACCATGTTGTGCCACTTCAAGTAACAGTCGGGAAAATATGACATCTCTGGTCATGGGTCAATCAGAACAAGCTGCAGTAGCATTTGCAGGGCCTCATCTTGGGTTCATTCCGGTCCCAGGGGTACggtttgataatatttttgcaGGGTATAGTCACATTTTTCCATCCATATTCTACACAAAGTCAGGTTTACAACCTGCATGGAGTCCAAACTCCTCCCACCAGAAAGAACACCATCGTTTTCCTATAAGTGCCTCTGTTCATTCCAACCCTGATGTTCATGACTCGGAACAAGTTTACGGACGGACGGGTGAAATTAACCATAATTCTGTTGACCAAACTGTGTGTGAGCAGAGCAAAGGGCGGCCTTTGGAACAGTTGAGACATGGTTCCCCAGCAGGCAATCAGAGCTCCAATAGTGGTCTATGCAATGGTCTGGCTAACAACAGTAGTAGTGGAACATACAGTAGAATTGACAGAAATTCCTCTTCAGCAAAGGCAAGTGGGACTGGGACAGTTCCACAGAACCTCAATGGTTGTACTCTATTCATTCATGACAGATTCAATGGCATTAGTGCTCGTCACTCCAGCCAAAGGGATGCAGCTTTGACAAAATTCCGGCTCAAGCGGAAAGATAGATGCTATGACAAAAAG GTTCGATACCAAAGCCGGAAAAGTTTAGCAGAGCAACGACCCCGGGTCAAAGGACAGTTTGTTCGTCAAGTGAAAAATGAAACCAAAGATGCTAACGCCGATGGTTGTCCTTAA
- the LOC102622921 gene encoding two-component response regulator-like APRR3 isoform X7 — MKMGEVVVSSEGGMDIELETEKDGSSEVVRTRWESFLPRMVLRVLLVEADDSTRQIISALLRKCGYRVAAVPDGLAAWETLKCRPHSIDLVLTEVELPSISGFALLTLVMEHDVCKNIPVIMMSSHDSISMVLKCMLKGAADFLIKPVRRNELRNLWQHVWRRHSLLGGHVPQNLHDVYHKGGAISENNIASSHSSDYAASSQKNKGSEKGLSQLKCRSASNTCSTDMEKQNECAKLETESLMPESKTGGASDELIVSEKLNRSGSEVAQCDDALRLEEDYGCVKTMPQGEGEGPKNDRINADITYGIHGCNDELIEPSSGAIDLIGTFDNHQEVPDKLSTPNDGIPDKLSTLNDRTKKCEFSPHLELSLRKSFPSTSNDQGNDERHTLNHSAASAFLWYNNSKACPTPTSNSAELKDGSSKSDEILSNQLSENATGGFQPCCATSSNSRENMTSLVMGQSEQAAVAFAGPHLGFIPVPGVRFDNIFAGYSHIFPSIFYTKSGLQPAWSPNSSHQKEHHRFPISASVHSNPDVHDSEQVYGRTGEINHNSVDQTVCEQSKGRPLEQLRHGSPAGNQSSNSGLCNGLANNSSSGTYSRIDRNSSSAKASGTGTVPQNLNGCTLFIHDRFNGISARHSSQRDAALTKFRLKRKDRCYDKKVRYQSRKSLAEQRPRVKGQFVRQVKNETKDANADGCP, encoded by the exons ATGAAAATGGGCGAAGTGGTGGTGAGTAGTGAAGGAGGAATGGACATTGAGTTGGAAACTGAGAAAGATGGATCCTCAGAGGTGGTTAGGACCAGGTGGGAAAGCTTCCTTCCAAGAATGGTTCTTAGAGTTCTATTGGTCGAAGCTGATGATTCTACACGTCAGATTATCTCTGCTCTTCTTAGAAAATGCGGTTACAGag TTGCTGCAGTTCCTGATGGCTTAGCGGCATGGGAGACTTTGAAGTGCAGGCCTCATAGCATAGACCTTGTATTAACTGAGGTGGAGTTGCCATCAATATCTGGATTTGCGCTTCTTACTTTAGTCATGGAGCACGATGTTTGCAAAAACATTCCCGTCATAA TGATGTCATCGCATGATTCAATTAGCATGGTTTTAAAGTGCATGCTAAAAGGTGCAGCTGACTTTCTCATCAAGCCTGTTAGGAGGAATGAGCTGAGGAACTTGTGGCAACACGTTTGGAGAAGACATAGT CTGCTCGGCGGACATGTTCCTCAAAATTTACACGACGTGTATCATAAAGGTGGAGCAATTTCTGAAAACAATATTGCTAGCAGCCATTCCAGTGATTATGCAGCTTCATCACAGAAAAATAAGGGAAGTGAGAAA GGTCTTTCACAACTGAAGTGTAGGAGTGCTTCTAATACCTGTAGTACAGACATGGAAAAGCAAAATGAGTGTGCAAAACTGGAGACAGAATCATTGATGCCGGAGAGTAAAACTGGAG GGGCATCTGACGAGCTAATAGTTTCAGAAAAGTTAAATAGATCAGGATCAGAGGTTGCACAATGTGATGATGCTTTGAGACTGGAAGAAGATTATGGCTGTGTTAAAACAATGCCTCAGGGTGAAGGTGAGGGACCCAAAAATGACAGAATAAATGCTGATATTACCTATGGGATCCATGGCTGCAACGATGAGCTGATTGAACCTTCCAGTGGAGCTATTGACTTGATTGGCACATTTGATAATCATCAAGAGGTCCCTGATAAATTATCCACTCCAAATGATGGCATCCCGGATAAACTATCTACTCTAAACGATCGCACGAAGAAGTGTGAATTTTCTCCCCATTTAGAACTTTCTTTAAGAAAATCTTTTCCCAGTACCTCAAATGACCAAGGTAATGATGAGAGACATACCCTCAACCACTCTGCAGCCTCAGCCTTTTTGTG GTATAACAATAGTAAGGCATGTCCTACTCCTACCAGTAATTCTGCTGAATTGAAGGATGGTTCAAGTAAATCTGATGAAATTTTGTCCAATCAGCTCTCTGAAAATGCCACTGGTGGCTTCCAACCATGTTGTGCCACTTCAAGTAACAGTCGGGAAAATATGACATCTCTGGTCATGGGTCAATCAGAACAAGCTGCAGTAGCATTTGCAGGGCCTCATCTTGGGTTCATTCCGGTCCCAGGGGTACggtttgataatatttttgcaGGGTATAGTCACATTTTTCCATCCATATTCTACACAAAGTCAGGTTTACAACCTGCATGGAGTCCAAACTCCTCCCACCAGAAAGAACACCATCGTTTTCCTATAAGTGCCTCTGTTCATTCCAACCCTGATGTTCATGACTCGGAACAAGTTTACGGACGGACGGGTGAAATTAACCATAATTCTGTTGACCAAACTGTGTGTGAGCAGAGCAAAGGGCGGCCTTTGGAACAGTTGAGACATGGTTCCCCAGCAGGCAATCAGAGCTCCAATAGTGGTCTATGCAATGGTCTGGCTAACAACAGTAGTAGTGGAACATACAGTAGAATTGACAGAAATTCCTCTTCAGCAAAGGCAAGTGGGACTGGGACAGTTCCACAGAACCTCAATGGTTGTACTCTATTCATTCATGACAGATTCAATGGCATTAGTGCTCGTCACTCCAGCCAAAGGGATGCAGCTTTGACAAAATTCCGGCTCAAGCGGAAAGATAGATGCTATGACAAAAAG GTTCGATACCAAAGCCGGAAAAGTTTAGCAGAGCAACGACCCCGGGTCAAAGGACAGTTTGTTCGTCAAGTGAAAAATGAAACCAAAGATGCTAACGCCGATGGTTGTCCTTAA
- the LOC102622921 gene encoding two-component response regulator-like APRR3 isoform X5, with protein sequence MKMGEVVVSSEGGMDIELETEKDGSSEVVRTRWESFLPRMVLRVLLVEADDSTRQIISALLRKCGYRVAAVPDGLAAWETLKCRPHSIDLVLTEVELPSISGFALLTLVMEHDVCKNIPVIMMSSHDSISMVLKCMLKGAADFLIKPVRRNELRNLWQHVWRRHSLLGGHVPQNLHDVYHKGGAISENNIASSHSSDYAASSQKNKGSEKVSDAQGLSQLKCRSASNTCSTDMEKQNECAKLETESLMPESKTGGASDELIVSEKLNRSGSEVAQCDDALRLEEDYGCVKTMPQGEGEGPKNDRINADITYGIHGCNDELIEPSSGAIDLIGTFDNHQEVPDKLSTPNDGIPDKLSTLNDRTKKCEFSPHLELSLRKSFPSTSNDQGNDERHTLNHSAASAFLWYNNSKACPTPTSNSAELKDGSSKSDEILSNQLSENATGGFQPCCATSSNSRENMTSLVMGQSEQAAVAFAGPHLGFIPVPGVRFDNIFAGYSHIFPSIFYTKSGLQPAWSPNSSHQKEHHRFPISASVHSNPDVHDSEQVYGRTGEINHNSVDQTVCEQSKGRPLEQLRHGSPAGNQSSNSGLCNGLANNSSSGTYSRIDRNSSSAKASGTGTVPQNLNGCTLFIHDRFNGISARHSSQRDAALTKFRLKRKDRCYDKKVRYQSRKSLAEQRPRVKGQFVRQVKNETKDANADGCP encoded by the exons ATGAAAATGGGCGAAGTGGTGGTGAGTAGTGAAGGAGGAATGGACATTGAGTTGGAAACTGAGAAAGATGGATCCTCAGAGGTGGTTAGGACCAGGTGGGAAAGCTTCCTTCCAAGAATGGTTCTTAGAGTTCTATTGGTCGAAGCTGATGATTCTACACGTCAGATTATCTCTGCTCTTCTTAGAAAATGCGGTTACAGag TTGCTGCAGTTCCTGATGGCTTAGCGGCATGGGAGACTTTGAAGTGCAGGCCTCATAGCATAGACCTTGTATTAACTGAGGTGGAGTTGCCATCAATATCTGGATTTGCGCTTCTTACTTTAGTCATGGAGCACGATGTTTGCAAAAACATTCCCGTCATAA TGATGTCATCGCATGATTCAATTAGCATGGTTTTAAAGTGCATGCTAAAAGGTGCAGCTGACTTTCTCATCAAGCCTGTTAGGAGGAATGAGCTGAGGAACTTGTGGCAACACGTTTGGAGAAGACATAGT CTGCTCGGCGGACATGTTCCTCAAAATTTACACGACGTGTATCATAAAGGTGGAGCAATTTCTGAAAACAATATTGCTAGCAGCCATTCCAGTGATTATGCAGCTTCATCACAGAAAAATAAGGGAAGTGAGAAAGTGAGTGATGCTCAA GGTCTTTCACAACTGAAGTGTAGGAGTGCTTCTAATACCTGTAGTACAGACATGGAAAAGCAAAATGAGTGTGCAAAACTGGAGACAGAATCATTGATGCCGGAGAGTAAAACTGGAG GGGCATCTGACGAGCTAATAGTTTCAGAAAAGTTAAATAGATCAGGATCAGAGGTTGCACAATGTGATGATGCTTTGAGACTGGAAGAAGATTATGGCTGTGTTAAAACAATGCCTCAGGGTGAAGGTGAGGGACCCAAAAATGACAGAATAAATGCTGATATTACCTATGGGATCCATGGCTGCAACGATGAGCTGATTGAACCTTCCAGTGGAGCTATTGACTTGATTGGCACATTTGATAATCATCAAGAGGTCCCTGATAAATTATCCACTCCAAATGATGGCATCCCGGATAAACTATCTACTCTAAACGATCGCACGAAGAAGTGTGAATTTTCTCCCCATTTAGAACTTTCTTTAAGAAAATCTTTTCCCAGTACCTCAAATGACCAAGGTAATGATGAGAGACATACCCTCAACCACTCTGCAGCCTCAGCCTTTTTGTG GTATAACAATAGTAAGGCATGTCCTACTCCTACCAGTAATTCTGCTGAATTGAAGGATGGTTCAAGTAAATCTGATGAAATTTTGTCCAATCAGCTCTCTGAAAATGCCACTGGTGGCTTCCAACCATGTTGTGCCACTTCAAGTAACAGTCGGGAAAATATGACATCTCTGGTCATGGGTCAATCAGAACAAGCTGCAGTAGCATTTGCAGGGCCTCATCTTGGGTTCATTCCGGTCCCAGGGGTACggtttgataatatttttgcaGGGTATAGTCACATTTTTCCATCCATATTCTACACAAAGTCAGGTTTACAACCTGCATGGAGTCCAAACTCCTCCCACCAGAAAGAACACCATCGTTTTCCTATAAGTGCCTCTGTTCATTCCAACCCTGATGTTCATGACTCGGAACAAGTTTACGGACGGACGGGTGAAATTAACCATAATTCTGTTGACCAAACTGTGTGTGAGCAGAGCAAAGGGCGGCCTTTGGAACAGTTGAGACATGGTTCCCCAGCAGGCAATCAGAGCTCCAATAGTGGTCTATGCAATGGTCTGGCTAACAACAGTAGTAGTGGAACATACAGTAGAATTGACAGAAATTCCTCTTCAGCAAAGGCAAGTGGGACTGGGACAGTTCCACAGAACCTCAATGGTTGTACTCTATTCATTCATGACAGATTCAATGGCATTAGTGCTCGTCACTCCAGCCAAAGGGATGCAGCTTTGACAAAATTCCGGCTCAAGCGGAAAGATAGATGCTATGACAAAAAG GTTCGATACCAAAGCCGGAAAAGTTTAGCAGAGCAACGACCCCGGGTCAAAGGACAGTTTGTTCGTCAAGTGAAAAATGAAACCAAAGATGCTAACGCCGATGGTTGTCCTTAA